From the Erpetoichthys calabaricus chromosome 12, fErpCal1.3, whole genome shotgun sequence genome, the window atatatatatatatatatatatagtaaatgtttttttctggacttttcttgtgtgtttttgagTGGAAACTCTTCTGTTTTTATTCCTACTTAATCCGGCGTTTCTGTAACTTTAGGCCTGGGCTCGGTGGGTTTGGgtagcactctctctctctctctctctttctttctcacgCTCTCTTTCtcacactcactctctctctttcgtcCTCTCTTTCTCACACTCTCTCTTTtccacacactcctcctcctcctgctctaCTTTGCTCGACTGCTCATACAGGAGTGGTGCGCCGGTTCGCCGTGTTCGTGTGCAGGGAATCTTTCAAGTCCTTCTGGATGCAGTTGTGCACCTGCAGAAAATTGTGATCTCGTTCCGAATTGTAAGTGGCTGTCGGAGTGGGGGCAGATTTCAGGGGGTCCCGGGTCAGAGTATACATAGAGATTTCAGTAGAAGGGAGGGTGTTAAAGCCCTTCAGGCCTACGGGAGAGGCGTCCCGAGAGTGAGAGGGTTCAGTCGACCGGGAGCTGGACCGACTGCGGCGTCGGTAGCGGTAACGGTAGCTGGGGATGCGGGTGATGGCGGATGACTGAAGGTAGTCAGTGGCCCGGGCTCCAGCCCGCAGTTGCTTATGCCGGTCGATGAACATGTGGACCGCCAACACTCCCACCATCTCGGCAATAATAAAAGACAGGGCTCCGAAGTAGAAGGACCAGCCGTAGGAGTAGCTGTTCTTCTTGGAGTCACTTTTGGAAGGGTCCCCCGCGTTGGCTGATATGTACACGATGATCCCAATAATGTTGCTCAGgcctgaagaaacaaaaaagaaagaagtgaTTTTTAGATGCTTGAACAGCAGAACTGGCACCTGTTGTGGTGCTTACACGTGCGGACATTTGCAGTGCCCACCCCACGTATGGTGCGTTGGCTAATGCACAATTCACCCTCTCGTCTTTGAAGGGCTTTTAGATATTTTAATGCCGATAAAAGGTGTTACataatatttcataattattgtttttacataaaaaaaaaacaggtaacaAAATGAGAAGCAGTCGATAGTCAAGAATTACCCAAAATAAGGGAATGGTTGGAGAAAAGGCTGACAGAGACACAAACAGACTACAGATGGTCATATTTCAGGGCAAATGAAAAGAAGATCTTTTGTcgttttaaaaagagtgtttggtgAGAAGAGACCAGCATTAGggtatttaaatatatgtaaatatacgtGCTGAAGTACTCCGCCAAGGTTGGAGAAATCATTGCAGCGTGGATTATAATGAGGGAGCagctgcaaagcaacaaacagctcattttaattttgagtaCTGGGGAAATAACATGGATTTAACACCGAGCGGAGAACAAGTGCTGAGATCaaggaatgaaaaatgaatacacGAATAAGAAGAAACAGAGTGCTCTGAGTGTCGGTCAAAAGGAAAACACTCAACGTGGAGTGTAGATTGAGGAGAACCCGTGACAAAACCTGAAAGATCAGGGCAACAGCACCTCAAAAGTTCAAGATCACCTTGGTGTGTACAGAGTTCAGACTATAAAAGACACCTTGACTGCTGCCTGCTTTGATGCACGGGACTCGGGAAGATGAGGTCACATCatacaaaattcaataaaatctgAAGAAGGAAGAGAGCAGTGAAGTCAATAAATACTGCGAACTCTTAGGGCTGCGATCAATGCCTCTCGAGGTACACAGAATTAAGAGTCCAGTCTGTGAAAAGAACTCATTAGAGTCCAGAGTGCCTAGATGAGGGGACAAATGTCAGTAATTTATAGATGATAAAGCACTCCGTGTTAGGTCCGAAGACGAATGGGAACCCAGGAAAGTTCAGAGGATGAAGAGCTCAGACCACCAAAACTGCAATGAACTCCTAAGCCCTGAGAGGTGAGTGTTACAGTTTGGCCAGGGCTCTCTTCGTGACTCAGATGTCTTTGTTGTTGTTGACGTATTTTGTTATGAAATATGCTATTATGTTTTTAATGTCACGTTATTCTGTTATGACTCTAGTATGTTTTGTAGTCCTTTAAATTATGTTCTTTATGTTGAGCCGTGTGGGGCGGGGCCACTTGATGCTGTAGCTTTGGGACTTCCAGCAGTGCTACTTATTCgtaatccccttgggattaataaagtatctatcta encodes:
- the cacng2a gene encoding calcium channel, voltage-dependent, gamma subunit 2a: MECGNMGLFDRGVQMLLTTVGAFAAFSLMTIAVGTDYWLYSRGVCKTKTVSENETSKKNEEVMTHSGLWRTCCLEGNFKGLCKQIDHFPEDTDYEADTAEYFLRAVRASSIFPILSVILLFMGGLCIAASEFYKTRHNIILSAGIFFVSAGLSNIIGIIVYISANAGDPSKSDSKKNSYSYGWSFYFGALSFIIAEMVGVLAVHMFIDRHKQLRAGARATDYLQSSAITRIPSYRYRYRRRSRSSSRSTEPSHSRDASPVGLKGFNTLPSTEISMYTLTRDPLKSAPTPTATYNSERDHNFLQVHNCIQKDLKDSLHTNTANRRTTPV